The Nocardioides pantholopis genome window below encodes:
- the mreD gene encoding rod shape-determining protein MreD, translating into MSAARGLVALAAVVVALVLQVTLFAHLSWAGVVPNLCLLVVVGAGLVRGAEFAMVLGLAAGVLLDLAPPADHVAGRWALALVVVGYLVGRVRSDVRPTATSVVATVGVASFVGTSVFAITGVLLGDPGLGVGQLLEVVVVALAWDVLLTPFVLPPVMLVFRRLEPHGVAA; encoded by the coding sequence GTGAGCGCGGCCCGCGGCCTGGTCGCCCTGGCGGCCGTCGTCGTCGCGCTGGTGCTCCAGGTGACGCTCTTCGCGCACCTGTCCTGGGCGGGCGTCGTCCCGAACCTGTGCCTGCTGGTCGTGGTCGGCGCCGGCCTGGTCCGCGGCGCGGAGTTCGCGATGGTGCTGGGTCTCGCGGCCGGGGTGCTGCTCGACCTCGCACCGCCGGCCGACCACGTGGCCGGCCGCTGGGCCCTCGCGCTGGTGGTCGTCGGGTACCTCGTCGGCCGGGTCCGCTCCGACGTACGCCCCACCGCGACGTCGGTCGTCGCCACCGTGGGGGTCGCGTCGTTCGTCGGCACCTCCGTCTTCGCGATCACCGGCGTGCTGCTGGGCGACCCCGGCCTGGGCGTCGGGCAGCTGCTCGAGGTCGTCGTGGTCGCGCTCGCCTGGGACGTGCTGCTGACGCCGTTCGTGCTGCCGCCGGTGATGCTCGTCTTCCGGCGCCTGGAGCCGCACGGGGTTGCGGCATGA